In the Telopea speciosissima isolate NSW1024214 ecotype Mountain lineage chromosome 2, Tspe_v1, whole genome shotgun sequence genome, one interval contains:
- the LOC122650618 gene encoding uncharacterized protein LOC122650618 yields MDFVIGLLRTSKDHEAIWVIVDRLTKSAHFLPVRMTYDIDKFAQFYIGAIVRLHGIPILAESVESYGHEAAFQYRLSPSDRWITLIRELIRVAQNRQKSNADNRRKDLELDKGDMVFLRVAPMKGVMRQALPPAMKNIHNTFHVSMLKKYVHDPSHTLNYEPLDLKVDMTYEEKPVQILDRKDQVLRNRSIPLVKVLWRNHAIEEASWEWEEDIRAKYPEIFTN; encoded by the exons atggattttgttatAGGACTTCTGAGGACGTCTAAAGATCATGAAGCGATATGGGTTATAGTTGATAGACTGACCAAGTCAGCTCACTTTCTGCCAGTTCGGATGACTTATGACATAGACAAGTTTGCCCAATTTTACATTGGTGCAATCGTCAGATTGCACGGCATACCG ATTTTGGCAGAGTCTGTAGAAAGCTATGGGCACGAAGCTGCATTTCAGTACCGCTTATCACCCTCAGACAGATGG ATAACCCTGATTCGTGAACTGATTCGAGTTGCACAGAACAGACAGAAAAGCAATGCAGACAACAGGAGGAAGGACCTTGAATTGGATAAAGGTGACATGGTGTTTCTTCGTGTGGCACCCATGAAAGGTGTGATGAG GCAGGCTCTCCCACCTGCCATGAAGAACATCCACAACACCTTCCATGTATCAATGCTGAAGAAATATGTTCATGATCCTTCACACACACTAAACTACGAACCACTCGATCTAAAGGTGgacatgacctatgaagaaAAGCCAGTTCAGATTTTAGATCGGAAGGATCAAGTGCTTCGCAATCGATCAATACCCCTAGTCAAGGTGCTTTGGAGAAATCATGCCATtgaagaagcatcttgggaatgGGAGGAAGATATACGAGCTAAATACCCTGAGATATTTACAAACTGA